In a single window of the Pseudomonadota bacterium genome:
- a CDS encoding SRPBCC domain-containing protein, translating to MAFAFSLSEVIPASAEEIFDTWLDGKGHAAMTGGGDARITAVQGADFTVWNGYINGRNLALEPAHRIVQSWRTKKFTPEDPDSEIEVLLEPAPGGTKLTLNHSKVPDGHTSYRDGGWQKSYFEPMKTYFAGRR from the coding sequence ATGGCGTTCGCGTTCAGCTTGAGCGAGGTCATTCCGGCAAGCGCCGAGGAGATCTTCGACACTTGGCTCGACGGCAAAGGCCATGCGGCGATGACGGGTGGGGGAGACGCGCGCATCACCGCGGTCCAAGGGGCCGACTTCACCGTTTGGAACGGCTACATCAACGGCCGCAATCTCGCGCTCGAGCCGGCCCATCGCATCGTGCAGAGCTGGCGGACCAAGAAATTCACGCCCGAGGACCCCGATTCCGAGATCGAGGTGCTGCTGGAGCCGGCTCCCGGGGGAACCAAGCTGACCCTCAACCACAGCAAGGTCCCCGACGGGCACACGAGCTATCGTGACGGCGGCTGGCAAAAGAGCTATTTCGAACCGATGAAGACGTACTTCGCCGGCCGCCGATGA